The DNA sequence CAGATCCGGGCCTCCCTCCGGGGGCTCCAACAGGTCCTCAAAGGCGAGCGATTGGAAAATATCATGGTCTCGGTGGAAGAAGCGGGCCGTTCCCTCAACGACCTGATGGGCGAAGCCGGTCTGAAGGGGATCATCACCGCCAACCGGGCCAACATCGACCAGACCTTCCAGGACCTCAGGCTCGCCATGGAAACGGCCAATACCTTCCTGAAGAAGGGCACGGCCCTGGTGGGAACGACCGACGAAACCGTTTCCCACGTCAGGCAAAACCTCCTGGTAACGAGTCAGAACCTGGAGAGGGCCAGTGACAACCTCAACCGGATCCTCGAACTCCTGGCGGACCAGCCTTCGCAGCTACTGTTTGGAGAGCCGGCCCCTCCGCGCAAACTGGAGTCGGGCGACCTTGGAGACTAGCCGGCCGGACGGGTTTTGAGCCATGAATTGTCTGAAGATGATGCTGAAGCTGGGTCTTGGTCTCGTACTGCTTCTCGGTGGCTGCATGAAGGCCAAACATCCCGGCCACCAGATTGAATACTATACCCTCGAGTATGAACCTCCCGCGGTGGCCGAACTTGAGCCCATCCCGGTCGTCCTCAGGATAGAGCGTTTTGGAGTGGCCCCCAACTTCAACACCAACCGCATCGTCTATCGAGAAAGGTCATATCGGCGAGAGGCCTACGTCTACAAAAGGTGGCGAAGCAATCCCGCTGACCTCGTAACCTATTTCCTGAGCAGGGACATCAAGAGATCGGGGCTATTCCAAGCCGTCCTGCCCTACGACACCCGGGTCGCGCCCTCCTATGTGATCGAAGGGACCGTGGACGAGTTCGTCGAATGGGACACGACCGCCCTCTGGGAGGCGGTTATGTCTCTCAGCATCACCTTGATGGACGAAAACGAGCCTGATATAAGCAAGAGAATCCTGTTTCAAAAGACCTATCAAGTAAGCGAACCGTGCCGGGAGAGAAAACCGGCCGCCCTGGCCGAGGCGATGAGCAGGGCCATGGCAAAGATTTCTGCGGAGATCATCCAAGACCTGCATGCCCGGCTCAAGGATCGTACGGAAGGCGGGGGGAGCTAGAAGGTCGAGGGAGGTTTGAATGAGAGGACCCTTCAAGTGAATGCCCAATTGATCGGAATCCCGCTGGACAGGCCTGGATACGACCGTTTCATCGGTGCCTGGGTCCTTGAGGGTGATACCAACATCGTGATCGACGTGGGGCCCGCCAACGGCGTGCAACACTTGATCGATGCGCTCAAGGCCAGGCACTGGGGTCGGGTGGATTTCGTGCTGCTGACTCACATCCACATCGATCATGCCGGCGGTCTGGCCGACTTT is a window from the Deltaproteobacteria bacterium genome containing:
- a CDS encoding membrane integrity-associated transporter subunit PqiC gives rise to the protein MNCLKMMLKLGLGLVLLLGGCMKAKHPGHQIEYYTLEYEPPAVAELEPIPVVLRIERFGVAPNFNTNRIVYRERSYRREAYVYKRWRSNPADLVTYFLSRDIKRSGLFQAVLPYDTRVAPSYVIEGTVDEFVEWDTTALWEAVMSLSITLMDENEPDISKRILFQKTYQVSEPCRERKPAALAEAMSRAMAKISAEIIQDLHARLKDRTEGGGS